The following are from one region of the Cervus canadensis isolate Bull #8, Minnesota chromosome 21, ASM1932006v1, whole genome shotgun sequence genome:
- the LOC122423324 gene encoding uncharacterized protein LOC122423324, whose protein sequence is MFPFSGYTCFHSPIHVSILQVYTFPFSYTCFHSPGIHVSILLYMYPFSRYTCFHSGIHVSILQVYMFSILLYMFPFSRYTCFHSPGIHVSILLYMYPFFRYTCFHSPGIHVSILLYMYPFSRYTCFHSGIHVSILQVYMFSILLYMFPFSRYTCFHSPGIHVSILLYMYPFSRYTCFHSGIHVSILQVYMFSILQVYMFSILQIYMYPFSQYTCFHSPGIHVSILQVYMFPFSRYTFIHSPGIHVSILLYMYPFSRYTCFHSPGIHVSVLQVYMYPFSRYTCIHSPGIHVSILLYMYPFSRYTCIHSPGIHVSILLYMYPFSRYTCFHSPGIHVSILLYMYPFSRYICFHSPGIHL, encoded by the coding sequence gtatacatgtttccattctcctatacatgtatccattctccaggtatacatgtttccattctggtatacatgtatccattctccaggtATACATGTTTTCCATTCTCctatacatgtttccattctccaggtatacatgtttccattctccaggtatacatgtttccattctcctatacatgtatccattcttcaggtatacatgtttccattctccaggtatacatgtttccattctcctatacatgtatccattctccaggtatacatgtttccattctggtatacatgtatccattctccaggtATACATGTTTTCCATTCTCctatacatgtttccattctccaggtatacatgtttccattctccaggtatacatgtttccattctcctatacatgtatccattctccaggtatacatgtttccattctggtatacatgtatccattctccaggtATACATGTTTTCCATTCTCCAGGTATACATGTTTTCCATTCTCcagatatacatgtatccattctcccagtatacatgtttccattctccaggtatacatgtatccattctccaggtatacatgtttccattctccaggtatacatttatccattctccaggtatacatgtttccattctcctatacatgtatccattctccaggtATACATGCTTCCATTCTCCAGGTATACATGTTTCCGTTCtccaggtatacatgtatccattctccaggtatacatgtatccattctccaggtatacatgtttccattctcctatacatgtatccattctccaggtatacatgtatccattctccaggtatacatgtttccattctcctatacatgtatccattctccaggtATACATGCTTCCATTCtccaggtatacatgtatccattctcctatacatgtatccattctccaggtATATATGTTTCCATTCTCCAGGTATACATTTATGA